In one Mucilaginibacter ginsenosidivorax genomic region, the following are encoded:
- the gatC gene encoding Asp-tRNA(Asn)/Glu-tRNA(Gln) amidotransferase subunit GatC, which produces MTIDKETVEKVAHLARLELSETEKQDMIQDMSKILDFMAKLNELDTTGVEPLVYMTDGANVLRDDVVKQQITHEEALENAPKHDEDYFLVAKVIEK; this is translated from the coding sequence ATGACCATAGATAAAGAAACAGTTGAAAAAGTTGCCCACCTGGCCCGTTTAGAGCTAAGCGAGACCGAAAAGCAGGACATGATACAGGATATGAGTAAGATTCTTGATTTTATGGCCAAACTAAACGAACTGGATACCACCGGCGTTGAACCCCTGGTTTACATGACCGATGGCGCCAACGTACTGCGCGACGACGTAGTAAAACAGCAGATAACCCACGAAGAAGCACTTGAAAACGCCCCTAAGCACGATGAAGACTACTTTTTGGTGGCTAAAGTGATTGAGAAATAA
- a CDS encoding deoxynucleoside kinase, translating to MHIAIVGNIGAGKTTLTEMLAHNYGWEPLFEAVDNNPYLEDFYGDMKRWSFNLQIYFLNSRYRQIIDIQKSGRNILQDRTIYEDAYIFAENLHDMGLMTTRDYQNYESIFENITEFIKPPDLLVYLKASVPTLVSNIQRRGREYESGIRLDYLSKLNEKYEKWIKNYKLGKLLILDKDNLDFANNTEDMATIVQLIEREINGLF from the coding sequence ATGCACATAGCTATTGTAGGAAATATTGGCGCCGGTAAAACCACGCTAACTGAAATGCTGGCCCATAACTACGGCTGGGAACCACTTTTTGAAGCTGTAGACAATAACCCCTACCTGGAAGATTTTTACGGCGATATGAAACGCTGGAGCTTTAACCTGCAGATTTATTTCCTGAATAGCCGCTACCGCCAGATTATTGATATTCAGAAATCGGGCCGCAATATTTTGCAGGACCGCACTATTTATGAGGACGCCTACATATTTGCCGAAAACCTGCACGATATGGGCCTGATGACCACCCGCGATTATCAAAATTACGAATCGATATTTGAAAATATTACCGAGTTTATAAAACCGCCCGATTTGCTGGTTTACCTTAAAGCATCGGTACCAACCCTGGTAAGCAACATTCAACGCCGCGGCCGCGAATACGAAAGTGGCATACGCCTGGATTACTTGTCAAAACTGAACGAGAAATACGAAAAGTGGATCAAAAATTATAAACTGGGCAAACTGTTGATCCTTGATAAAGACAACCTCGATTTTGCCAACAATACCGAAGATATGGCTACCATAGTGCAGTTGATTGAACGGGAAATTAATGGTTTGTTTTAG
- a CDS encoding lysophospholipid acyltransferase family protein, with protein sequence MKLTLKRIHTNFYRYSIAFFFTLCYPVLYILRQKTSRYRYINQMRRLIIFLSSSISGIFYSATFEEPLDWKKTYVICGNHTSNLDVSAINTILKNNICFMGKEELLNNYVLGYFFKTIDVTVNRESKMSSFRAFKTAAERIKNGVSVVIFPEATIPKEYPPELHSFKNGPFRLAIEMKVPILPVSSLDTWKVLWDTGKEYGSRPGICNIFVHKPIETAHLTLDDADALRDQVFDMINKKLQTA encoded by the coding sequence ATGAAATTAACACTGAAAAGGATCCATACCAATTTTTACAGGTATAGCATAGCCTTCTTTTTCACCCTTTGTTACCCGGTTTTATATATACTCAGGCAAAAAACCAGCCGGTACCGTTACATTAACCAAATGCGGCGCCTTATTATTTTTTTAAGCTCAAGCATTTCGGGAATTTTTTACAGCGCTACTTTTGAAGAGCCGCTGGATTGGAAAAAAACGTACGTGATATGCGGCAACCATACCTCAAACCTCGATGTATCGGCCATCAATACTATCCTCAAAAACAATATTTGCTTTATGGGGAAAGAAGAGTTGCTGAACAATTATGTACTTGGCTATTTTTTTAAAACTATTGACGTTACGGTAAACAGGGAAAGTAAAATGTCGTCATTCCGGGCATTTAAAACTGCAGCAGAGCGTATTAAAAACGGGGTGAGCGTAGTAATTTTCCCCGAAGCCACTATCCCGAAAGAATATCCGCCCGAGTTGCATAGTTTTAAGAATGGCCCCTTCAGGTTGGCTATTGAGATGAAAGTGCCCATTTTACCTGTATCATCCCTTGATACCTGGAAAGTACTATGGGATACCGGCAAAGAATATGGCAGCAGACCCGGAATTTGTAATATATTTGTACATAAACCCATTGAAACGGCCCATTTAACACTGGATGATGCCGATGCACTGCGTGACCAAGTATTTGATATGATTAATAAAAAACTGCAAACTGCATGA
- a CDS encoding protein O-mannosyl-transferase family, producing MQYNKINNLLGWACLLIALATYILTLEPSVSFWDCGEFIACAYRLQVSHQPGYPMFAMLGKVFSLLSLGDNTKVPYFTNLGSALASAATVMFLFWTITALAKKLLIAKGETISSSQLIAIMGAGLVGSLAFAYTDTFWFSAVETIVFALSSLCTAVVFWAILKWDAHADERGADKWIVLIAYVMGLSIGIHLLNLLTIPAITMVYYFRRYKNPTVKSGIVVFLFSIVLLGLVQYGIREYTIKFAAYSDLFFVNSLGLGFGSGAMCFVLLIVASLALGIWYSIRHKKPVLNLALICLAFIYFGYGSFFYIPIRATANTDLNNSHPDNAFTLNDYLGRIQYGETPLLYGPYFDAKLTDQQEGKNLYRKGAERYEVSGKKIINTYDHNTIIPRMHSTQGDPQYAQNVQFYKQWLQLADGQSPTFADNMKWMLSWQMYQMYWRYFLWNFVGRYNDTDGQTSTASIDGNWTSGWFDGSKHLPKSVTNSNTYTPLYALPLIVGLLGMAYHIKRKKADAMVIGLLWFFTGLAIVLYVNQANIQPRERDYSYVGSFYAFAIWIGLGVLAINDFMRHKVNAKGAAFASVAVCLLVAPVLMARQEWGDHDRSTKMTPHDMAYNFLISCPKNAILFTNGDNDTYSLWYDQEVEGVRPDVRIVCTSLFSGDWYIRQMQKPMNQSAPLPITMPFDKYKQGVRDFMAYNDAKIPGSVDVKEVFDFITSDDERTKVQYQSGESMNYLPTKNFKLKVDPDQLVKNGVVTPQQKDKLTNSMEWQLKGDYIYKDKLAMIDLLAHNDWKRPVCFTIGVASEYMMGMEPYLYKEGFAYHLIPFKADTAVHDQLGKVNSLVMYNNVMNKFKYGNFKHARYLDDVSKTEFYPFMETTFHDLAQGLIKDGRSDLALNALHKFDQEMPDINPNIDTAHRKLLLAQLAYKLNDKELANRYAKGIGNYLTDQLAYNYTLLKDKPEALNTGEVQFELYVLNGLAETTKAYNETGLHKQFQDELNDYGSKFAVLENR from the coding sequence TACCCAATGTTTGCCATGCTGGGCAAAGTATTTTCGCTGCTATCCCTGGGCGATAATACCAAAGTACCTTATTTTACCAACCTCGGTTCGGCCCTTGCAAGCGCTGCCACGGTAATGTTTTTGTTCTGGACAATTACCGCGCTGGCCAAAAAGCTGCTTATCGCAAAAGGCGAAACAATCTCATCGTCACAGTTAATTGCAATAATGGGGGCCGGGCTGGTTGGTTCATTAGCCTTTGCTTATACCGATACCTTTTGGTTTTCGGCGGTAGAGACTATTGTATTCGCACTGTCCTCGCTGTGTACCGCGGTAGTATTCTGGGCCATTTTAAAATGGGATGCCCATGCCGACGAACGCGGTGCCGATAAATGGATTGTATTGATAGCCTACGTCATGGGCCTGTCTATCGGCATCCACCTGCTCAACCTGTTAACCATCCCTGCCATTACCATGGTGTATTATTTCCGCAGGTATAAAAACCCGACTGTAAAAAGCGGCATCGTGGTATTTTTGTTTAGCATTGTATTACTTGGTTTGGTGCAGTATGGCATCAGGGAATACACCATCAAATTCGCGGCTTACTCCGATCTGTTTTTTGTGAACTCCCTGGGCCTGGGTTTTGGCAGCGGCGCCATGTGTTTTGTGCTGCTCATTGTAGCTTCATTAGCCTTGGGTATCTGGTACAGCATCCGCCATAAAAAACCTGTGCTAAACCTTGCGCTGATTTGCCTGGCCTTTATTTACTTTGGCTACGGATCATTTTTTTATATCCCTATCCGGGCTACTGCCAATACCGATCTGAATAACTCGCACCCGGATAATGCCTTTACGCTTAACGATTATCTTGGCCGCATTCAATACGGCGAAACGCCGTTGCTTTACGGCCCATACTTCGACGCTAAACTTACCGACCAGCAGGAAGGTAAAAACCTTTACCGTAAAGGGGCCGAACGGTATGAAGTAAGCGGCAAAAAAATCATCAATACTTATGACCATAACACCATCATTCCGCGTATGCACAGTACGCAGGGCGATCCGCAGTATGCCCAGAACGTACAGTTTTACAAACAATGGCTGCAGTTAGCGGATGGGCAAAGCCCCACTTTTGCCGATAACATGAAATGGATGTTAAGCTGGCAAATGTACCAGATGTACTGGCGCTACTTTTTATGGAATTTTGTTGGCCGCTACAATGATACCGATGGCCAAACCAGCACGGCATCTATTGATGGCAACTGGACATCGGGCTGGTTTGATGGCAGCAAACACCTGCCCAAATCGGTAACCAACTCCAATACCTATACGCCATTATATGCCCTGCCTTTAATTGTTGGTTTATTAGGCATGGCCTACCACATTAAACGCAAAAAAGCCGATGCCATGGTTATCGGCCTGCTATGGTTTTTTACGGGACTGGCCATTGTACTGTACGTTAACCAGGCCAATATACAGCCCCGCGAACGCGATTACTCGTACGTGGGCTCTTTTTACGCGTTTGCCATCTGGATAGGCCTGGGCGTGCTGGCTATTAATGATTTTATGCGGCATAAAGTGAACGCGAAGGGGGCTGCTTTTGCTTCGGTGGCTGTGTGTTTATTGGTAGCGCCAGTTTTAATGGCCAGGCAGGAATGGGGCGATCATGACCGATCTACCAAGATGACGCCGCATGATATGGCCTATAATTTCCTTATCTCGTGCCCCAAAAATGCCATCTTGTTTACCAATGGCGATAACGACACCTACTCCCTGTGGTACGACCAGGAGGTTGAAGGCGTGAGGCCCGATGTGCGCATTGTTTGCACCAGCCTGTTTAGCGGCGACTGGTACATCCGCCAGATGCAAAAGCCGATGAATCAATCGGCCCCGCTGCCCATTACCATGCCTTTTGATAAATACAAGCAGGGCGTACGCGATTTTATGGCTTATAACGATGCCAAAATACCCGGTTCGGTTGATGTGAAAGAGGTATTTGATTTTATAACATCAGATGATGAACGCACTAAAGTGCAATACCAAAGCGGTGAAAGCATGAACTACCTGCCCACCAAAAACTTTAAACTAAAGGTTGACCCCGACCAGCTTGTAAAAAACGGCGTGGTAACCCCACAGCAAAAGGATAAGCTAACCAATAGCATGGAATGGCAACTCAAAGGCGATTATATTTATAAAGATAAACTGGCCATGATTGACCTGCTGGCACATAACGACTGGAAACGACCCGTATGTTTCACCATAGGCGTAGCGTCCGAATACATGATGGGTATGGAACCTTATCTTTACAAAGAAGGCTTTGCCTATCACCTGATCCCTTTTAAAGCCGATACAGCAGTGCACGACCAATTGGGTAAGGTAAACAGCCTGGTGATGTACAATAACGTAATGAACAAGTTTAAATACGGTAATTTTAAACATGCCCGCTACCTTGACGATGTAAGCAAAACCGAGTTCTACCCATTCATGGAAACCACCTTTCATGACCTTGCCCAGGGCCTGATCAAGGACGGCCGCAGCGACCTCGCCCTAAATGCGCTGCATAAATTTGACCAGGAAATGCCCGACATCAACCCCAATATAGATACCGCTCATCGTAAACTGCTATTGGCCCAGTTAGCCTATAAACTCAACGATAAGGAGCTGGCCAATCGCTATGCCAAAGGGATAGGCAATTACCTCACCGACCAGCTTGCCTATAATTACACCCTATTAAAAGATAAACCCGAAGCCCTGAACACCGGCGAAGTACAATTTGAGCTTTATGTATTGAACGGATTGGCAGAAACCACCAAAGCATACAACGAAACCGGGCTGCATAAACAATTCCAGGATGAGTTAAACGATTACGGGAGTAAGTTTGCGGTGCTGGAGAACAGGTAA
- a CDS encoding lysophospholipid acyltransferase family protein → MILKKVHIYLYVMSVALSYFLLWPFFKYFSKKPARYHSMNKLRRAWGFISSALVGILYNFEYEEPVDWSKTYIICPNHTSNLDISAMCILVNSNCSFMGKQELEDGLVTGIFFRSVDIAVNRESKMSSFRAFKKASEKLKEGVSLVIFPEGMISDHYPPKLCEFKSGPFRLAIEHKIPIIPVTSVNTWEILWDTGTKYGSRPGICHFYVHKPIDTSKLTTADADTLRDDVYAIIQQKLATSEKLQTIA, encoded by the coding sequence ATGATATTGAAAAAAGTGCACATCTATTTATACGTAATGAGTGTAGCGCTATCCTACTTTTTGTTATGGCCTTTTTTTAAATATTTTTCTAAAAAACCAGCCCGGTACCATAGCATGAACAAGCTGCGCCGGGCCTGGGGATTCATCAGTTCGGCGCTGGTGGGTATCTTGTATAATTTTGAGTATGAGGAGCCTGTTGATTGGAGTAAAACCTATATCATATGCCCAAACCATACATCCAACCTCGATATTTCGGCCATGTGCATTCTTGTAAACAGCAACTGCAGCTTTATGGGCAAGCAGGAACTGGAGGATGGCCTGGTAACCGGCATCTTCTTCCGCTCGGTTGATATCGCCGTTAACCGCGAAAGTAAAATGTCGTCTTTCCGGGCATTTAAAAAAGCCTCCGAAAAGTTAAAGGAAGGTGTTTCGCTGGTTATTTTTCCCGAGGGGATGATTTCGGACCATTATCCGCCTAAATTATGTGAATTTAAAAGCGGACCATTCCGCCTGGCTATTGAACATAAAATACCTATCATCCCGGTAACATCTGTAAATACCTGGGAAATACTTTGGGATACCGGCACCAAATATGGCAGCAGGCCAGGCATTTGCCATTTTTATGTACATAAACCCATAGATACCAGTAAGCTTACCACTGCAGATGCCGATACCCTGCGCGATGACGTTTACGCCATCATCCAACAAAAGCTGGCCACATCCGAAAAGCTACAAACAATTGCATAA
- a CDS encoding ABC transporter ATP-binding protein, which yields MEPLKDKPLITINEIGRKYVIGSEVIHALKSVSLTINKGEFVALMGPSGSGKSTLMNILGCLDTPTKGEYILNGINVSHMTDNQLAEVRNSEIGFVFQTFNLLPRNTALDNVALPLIYAGISKEKRTERANAALKNVGLEHRVDHKPNELSGGQRQRVAVARALINNPSIILADEPTGNLDTKTSIEIMGLLEDIHAKGNTIILVTHEEDIAMHAHRIVRMRDGLIEKDYQNEHIQKVDRSLAVESTEMDAH from the coding sequence ATGGAGCCATTAAAAGACAAACCTTTAATTACCATAAACGAGATTGGACGCAAGTATGTGATAGGCAGCGAGGTAATTCACGCGCTTAAATCGGTATCGTTAACCATAAATAAAGGTGAATTTGTGGCTTTGATGGGCCCCTCGGGCTCAGGGAAATCAACGCTGATGAATATTTTGGGCTGCCTGGATACACCAACCAAGGGCGAATATATTCTGAACGGAATAAACGTAAGCCATATGACTGATAATCAACTGGCCGAGGTGCGTAACTCCGAGATTGGTTTCGTTTTCCAGACTTTTAACTTATTGCCGCGTAATACCGCTCTTGATAACGTTGCCCTGCCCCTGATTTACGCGGGCATCAGCAAAGAGAAACGTACCGAGCGTGCCAATGCCGCCCTTAAAAATGTTGGGCTGGAGCATAGGGTTGATCATAAACCCAATGAGCTTTCGGGCGGTCAGCGCCAGCGTGTAGCGGTGGCCCGGGCGCTTATCAATAATCCCTCTATCATATTGGCCGATGAGCCTACCGGTAACCTGGATACCAAAACCTCGATAGAAATTATGGGGCTGCTGGAAGATATTCATGCCAAAGGCAATACCATTATACTGGTAACCCACGAAGAAGATATTGCCATGCACGCCCACCGCATTGTACGTATGCGCGACGGCCTGATTGAAAAAGACTATCAAAACGAGCATATTCAGAAAGTGGATAGAAGCCTTGCCGTAGAAAGCACGGAAATGGATGCACACTAA
- the trpS gene encoding tryptophan--tRNA ligase: METVVSGIRSTGNLHLGNYYGALQNFIKMQNEYNCFFFIADLHSLTTHPTPADLHSNVKQVLVEYLAAGIDPEKATIYVQSDVPEISELYLYLNMNAYLGELERATSFKDKVRANPDNVNAGLLTYPVLMAADIIIHKATKVPVGKDQEQHLEMARTFGNRFNRLYNHEYFPEPYAFNYSSNLVKIPGLDGKGKMGKSEGEGNAIFLCDTPEAIKKKVMRAVTDAGPTTENQTKPQEIQNLFDLMKVVSSADTVAHFDDLYNKMAIRYGDLKKQLTEDMIIATAPIRDRINAIAGDADYLRKVAAMGEEKARASASKTIREVREIIGFKKF, translated from the coding sequence ATGGAAACTGTTGTTAGTGGCATCCGTTCGACCGGAAATTTGCACTTAGGAAACTATTACGGGGCGTTGCAGAACTTTATAAAAATGCAGAATGAATATAACTGCTTTTTTTTTATTGCCGATCTGCATTCGCTAACCACTCATCCAACACCTGCCGATTTGCATAGTAATGTAAAACAGGTTTTGGTAGAGTACCTTGCCGCGGGTATCGACCCGGAAAAGGCAACTATCTACGTACAATCAGATGTGCCCGAAATTAGCGAGCTATATTTATATTTAAACATGAACGCCTACCTGGGCGAACTGGAACGCGCTACATCGTTTAAAGACAAGGTGCGCGCCAACCCCGATAATGTAAACGCGGGCCTGCTTACCTACCCGGTATTAATGGCGGCAGATATCATTATCCACAAAGCAACCAAAGTGCCCGTGGGTAAAGACCAGGAACAACACCTGGAAATGGCCCGTACCTTTGGCAACCGCTTTAACAGGCTGTATAACCATGAATATTTTCCCGAGCCTTACGCCTTTAATTACAGCAGTAACCTGGTAAAAATTCCGGGGCTGGATGGTAAGGGTAAAATGGGCAAGTCGGAAGGGGAGGGCAATGCTATTTTCCTTTGTGATACCCCCGAAGCCATCAAAAAGAAGGTAATGCGCGCCGTTACTGATGCCGGGCCAACAACCGAAAATCAGACTAAGCCCCAGGAAATACAAAACCTGTTTGATTTGATGAAGGTTGTATCATCTGCGGATACCGTTGCCCATTTTGACGATTTGTATAATAAAATGGCCATCCGTTACGGCGACCTTAAAAAACAGCTTACCGAGGATATGATCATTGCTACCGCGCCCATCCGCGATCGGATAAATGCCATTGCAGGCGATGCCGACTATTTAAGAAAAGTGGCCGCCATGGGCGAAGAAAAAGCCCGCGCAAGCGCCTCAAAAACCATCAGGGAAGTACGGGAAATTATAGGATTTAAGAAATTTTAA
- the kdsB gene encoding 3-deoxy-manno-octulosonate cytidylyltransferase — protein MNILGIIPARYASSRFPGKPLVDIAGKSMIQRVYEQAKKCVDVAEVIVATDDSRILDHVQAFGGLAVMTADYHQSGTDRCAEVASLHPEYDVIINIQGDEPYIDPEQITKLATCFNDPGTQIATLIKKILTREELFNYNSPKVVINKLSEAVYFSRATLPHIRGQEPDNWLEFYTYFKHIGIYGYRADVLQQITKLPISGLEKAESLEQLRWIENGYRIKVAETELETHAVDVPADLEKLNLFK, from the coding sequence ATGAACATTTTAGGTATAATTCCCGCTCGTTACGCATCGTCCCGTTTTCCCGGTAAGCCGTTGGTTGATATTGCCGGTAAAAGCATGATTCAAAGGGTATATGAGCAGGCTAAGAAATGCGTTGATGTGGCCGAGGTAATAGTAGCTACCGACGATAGTCGTATACTTGACCATGTACAAGCCTTTGGCGGCCTTGCGGTTATGACAGCCGACTACCATCAAAGCGGTACCGACCGTTGTGCCGAGGTTGCCTCCTTACATCCTGAATACGATGTGATCATCAACATACAGGGTGATGAACCGTACATAGACCCGGAACAGATAACCAAGCTGGCCACCTGTTTTAACGATCCCGGTACCCAAATAGCTACGCTGATAAAAAAGATATTAACCAGGGAAGAATTGTTTAACTACAACTCGCCTAAGGTGGTTATCAATAAACTATCCGAGGCGGTTTACTTTTCGCGCGCCACGCTGCCACACATTCGCGGGCAGGAACCCGACAACTGGCTCGAGTTTTATACTTATTTTAAACACATAGGCATTTATGGTTACCGGGCAGATGTGTTACAGCAAATTACAAAACTCCCCATCTCGGGCCTCGAGAAAGCCGAAAGCCTTGAACAACTACGCTGGATAGAGAACGGCTACCGCATAAAAGTTGCGGAAACAGAACTGGAAACGCACGCCGTAGATGTGCCGGCAGATTTGGAAAAATTGAATTTGTTTAAGTAA